CTTTATTATAACACAAACAACGGCCTTTTCTATACCTTACCGTGAGAAATCCGGGTTAGTGTGATTATGGATAAATTTAGATTGGTGTTTGAAGTAGTTTGGAAAGTGTTGTTGGTTGTTAATTTGCTGGGCCTGACCTATTATTTGGCGTGTCGGGCCCCGCTCTAAGAAAGGCGGAAGCCTAGTGGTGTGAGTCCGCAGAAATCTGCTATTTTTCAGGGGGTCCGTGTTGTTTGCCAGGGCAGGTCTCTGTAGAACTGCGAAACCCGTGCGAAACAATCTTCAAAATCCGGCACTTCCCCCAGCTCAAGCTCCATAGTCTGCCAGTCTGCCCCCGACCGTCTTTTTATTTCGGGGTGGTCAAGAGACATACGGGTCGGACTGATGCGGCGCGAGTTGCATTTCTCGATAAGAGCATCCAGGATCTGCGCACGGCAGGAATCGTCAATCTGGTCATCCGCTATCAGCAGGTCGAGATCATAAACGTCCTGTCGCCGGTTGCGTCTGCGCGCAAGCTGCTGAAGCATGGCGCGATATTTTTCGGCGATGAGATCTACGAGGCCGTAAGCCCGCAGTTGTTGTCCTCCGGTCAGTTCAAGCACTTGGAATTGTCCCAGCGGTTCATTAAAGGAGATGTCAAGGTTGATCACGCTGGTGGTTTTACCTTCCGAGAGTGCCGTCTCTTCCCTCGTGCCTCGTCGTGCGTAGGCGATTTTTAGTTGCAGTGCGGGGAATTGCGCTTTTTCAAAATCCATTTTTGGCGGGAGGCGCTTCACCGAGTAGGTTCTGACAATGAGGTCGGCATAACCAAGTGCGGTGGCAGCTCTCGGTAGCGCCGAATCCAGAAGTCTTCGGATTTTGTTGTCGACATTGGCCTCTGCGGTGAGATATGTCGTCAGATCTATATCAGATGTTTGCCTCGGGCTGTCGTAGGCAAGTCCCATCAGGATGCCGCCTTTTAGGAACATCTCCACATTCAGAGGAGTTGTCATGGCGATTGAATTGAGGACAATCTCGATCGTCTGGCGTTGTCGGTAGGCTGCGGGGTCGGGCTTTGCCCGTTCAACCCAGTCCGCGACTTTGATTTCAAGTACGGGGTTAGACATTAAGCGATATCATCCAGGTTTCGGAAAAAGTAGGCGCATAGGCCTCAGTCGGATCGAGTTTGCGGCTGCTCCCGCGCTGACAGAATTTCTTCCAACTCTCAATTGTACCGTGACGCAGGCCCAAGCGCTCTTCAAGTATATAACCGGCCCGACTTTTTACAATGCCGTTTTCGCAAGAGTCGACTGCGGAGACGATGTCGTCGAGATAATTTTCCGCGTGCTCTTCCCAGACGTCGAGAATATAAGACATGCCTCCGCACAGATCGGGTCTTCTGAGCATGTCGAGGAACGTCTGCCCGATCGTAGAGAGACGAAATTCGCTTCCCCGGTTTCTGAGCCACTTCCCCGGTGCCTTGCTTTCGTGAACTCGGATAGCTCGTCGCCTCACGCGGTCCGGATGCCCTATGATTTTCAACGGGAAAGGAGTGGTTTCGTCTTTGCCCAAGACTTCTTTCATGTAATTCCGAATTCTCTGCGCCGCAGTTCTGCGATCGGGGCGCGTAAGCATCAAGGCATTCGACCTCCGGTCGGTTAGCCCCCACCGCTGCATGGCAGAGAGGTGGGATACGTAGCATGTCGGGTCGACGAGACAGACGATGTCTTCTGCGGGAAGGTCGGAAATGGCCAGCACCCTGATGACGCGTCCGCCGTAATCCCTATCTGTTGCAACTATGGCTGTTTTCTTGAAATCTGATATTATCCGGGTGTAGTCGTCTTTCGTCGGAACGTCTCGGCGCAGGTACAGTTTTCTTCCGCCGTGATCCCGATACATTTTCCGAACGATCTGGAAAAAATCGAACTCCGTGAGAACTGGCTTGTTATTTTTTTCCAGCAGTTCCGCTAAGTAGCGGCCAGCACGAGTTAGTCTTGTCGGATAGATTATGGGAATTTTGTTCGGCACGGTTCTAAACTCTCTTTCCTGTTTCCGTTATATGTCCTTAGGACATATAACGGAAACAGGAAGGGAAGTCAAGAAAAAATATTTTAAGATTGAACATCTTCGGACGAAAAGGTTTTTTAAAACGAAGTATGAGGGAAAAGGAATTAGAAATTCTATTTTTCCTAGGTTGAAGATGTTTTTACGGACGTGCGTATTAAAATCAATGAGCATAATCGTCGGACCGGGACTAGGATGCACGGTGCGAACTTAATAAGAGGTCGTAGAAAAAGAAACCGTTTCTTTCCACTACCGTACCGCCTGTGAACTCAATCGGCCAGGAGAATATCGGTCCGTCGAAAACAAACGTGTGGAATTCCCCGTTCTCTCCGCAGGGGTCGACCCCGCTTGGAAGGTCATCAAGAAACGTCGTGTCGAAATGGCGTCCGGCGAAGGACTCATCAAGCATTTTGGAGTAAACGCATACAGTTACCGCACGAAACCCTTCGTCTATAAAGGTCCGGGCTAAAGACCGAGTCGGCTTCTTCCACAGGGGGAAGAGGCAGGTTAATCCCGAGGCCGCGAGCTGCCGTTCTCTGTAATCCCTAAGATCTTCCAAGAATATATCGCCGAAGGCAATCCGGCGAATGCCCTTGTCGCGGATATTGGAGAACGCCTTTCCCATTTCCTGTTCGTAGACAGCATTTGACGATTCCGGCGGCACCACGACTTCCACAAGTGGTAGACCTAAGGACTCCGCCTGTCTGCGAAGCAGCGTACGACGCACTCCGTGCATGCTCACCCGATCGTAGGCGTCAGTTACCGTCGTCACAAGTTCCGCCACGCGGTATTCCCCGCGCTTTCGGATTTCCTGAAGCGCCATGGCACTGTCTTTGCCGCCGCTGAAGCAAAGGGCAATCGGTTCGCTCAATGGAAAAATACTCCTTTCAGGGTGTCCTAGGGGACCGTCTGCGTAGAGGGATCAGATTGCCTTTCGCTCCTTCTCGATCCGGTCGTAGGCATCGTTTATGACTGCGAGCTTCTCGTTTGCCGCATCAACAAATTCCTGGGGAACGCCTTGGGCGATCAGGCTGTCGGGATGGTGCGCGCGGACAAGTTCGCGGTACTTGCTTTTAAGTTCGTTGTCCGAGATGTCCCTTGTAACTCCCAGGACTTCGTACGGATCCGGCTTGTCGACGCCATGTGCGGCGCGAATCCGCCTGAATGCCGCTTCGCTCAGTCCGAATATCTCGGCCACGCTTTTGAGATACTCATTTTCCTTGGTGTGGTAGACGTTATCGGCCTTGGCGATGAGAAACAGGCAGTTTAAAAGCTCCTCAAGAACTGCGGGGTTGCCCCTGAACATTTCGGCAAGCTGCTGTGCGTAGGGCTCAAAGCCTTCTGAGTCTTTCTTAGCGATATTGAAGACGCGGGCAACCTCGGCTTCTTTTACCTCGTCCCTCAGGATCGGATGAAACACCTTTCGGAAAGCTTGGATCTCCTCTTCGCTTACTACCCCGTCAGCTTTAGCCATCTTGGCCGCCAACACTATAACTCCGGCCGTGAAGGCGATCTGTTTTCTCGAGCGCGTGTCGGTTGGTCGCTCCCCGGTATCCACGAACGCGTGACCCGCCATGGCACCGAGCAACTCACCGATAGGGCCACCGAGAGCAAAACCCGCGGCACCGCCGATTATTTTTCCCCATACGCTCATATGATTTTCTCCTCTAAAAAATGTACCAGAAAAACTCCACTTCGAAATCTCCTCCAGAACTTCTGGACGCGAAAAAATACGCTAAGGAATTGCCTGCACTCTTGCCCTAACCCTGCCTTCTGCCGTGAGGACTAAACGCAGGTGTTCGGGCCCCACGTCAAGGCGGGTCAGGCGCACCTGGCGCACCTTGCCCGTAACCGAGACGTTCTCCGATGAAAGCGCCAAGATCGCGTCCTCCGCACCGTCTCGCAGTTCCTCAAGCTTAGGCCCGAGATCGAATGGAAGACGCTTTGAGATGGCTTCCAGTAGCAGTGGCTCCGCTGCCTTTCCAGCCATTGAGAAAAGCACGTTTTGCGAATCGATATCGAGTGCTACGTTTTCCAGCGTTATGGTCTGAGTCTCGGCGTCTAGTTCCGGTTCGGCAACCACGTACAGGATTCCCTTCACTTCCGTGTCTGAGAGGATTTTGGCCTCCACAGCCACCGTGGTTTCAAGCAGAAGCTTTTCTCCATACGGGTGAACCCTTATTGCCTTTATGGCTATGGAGATGTTTTTGCCCACAGACTTGCCGACTACCTCCTCGGCGAGTGTTCGCTCAAGCGTTTCGTAGTCGAGTATGGTGGGCATAATGATTTCGAAGCCTTCTGGCTTTGGCTTTTCTAGGAGCAGGGTTCTCGGGAAGGGGCATTCTGGCTGCGTTTGCTCTGTCAGGATGCGCGTTTTTACTTCAACTCCAATCGTAGTGCGGATGTCTTTGCGGCCGATGCGGATCTGTGCTGCGCGCGCAACTACGGGCCTTGTTTCAAGCCAGAGATCCGAGTCTTCTCCAAGCGGTGTTGAACCGCAAAGCCTCTTCCAGCCTTTTCTTACCGCCTGCTCAAAAAAATCGCTCCTGGCCACGCTTTGGTTAAGTTGCGTGCGAAGCGCATCGGCCGTGATTCGAACTCCGGGAAGTATATCTCCTCTTACGTCAAGGCTTCCAATGCGTTTTATCGGTATGTCGGCCTTTTGTATATCTATTTTTACCTCGGAGAGGTTCGGGGATACGCGCCAGTTGGTCTCAAGGGTCGGACTCGCGGTGAGGGAGACGCTTGCAAGTACGTCGCCGCGTGCGTTTACGTCAAACTTTCTTATCAGCCGAAGAGTCCCCGCTGCGCGAGCCTCTCCGCTAAGCCCGGTCGCTATGTCCAGCGCTCCGCTTCGGCCCAATACCTGAAGACGGGAACGGCTTAGATTCCAGCTGAGTTCGCTTTGGGCGAAAGGTCTTCCGAGACTGTTTTTCCTTGAACCCGACTCCTGCTTCGGCGTCTTGCGCTCAAGCGCTTCCTCTATTGCAGCTATGGGAACGGAGACTGGGATAGTTGCTCTTGAAAGATGCTCCGCAAGCGGTTCAAGCGCCGGGGTCTTGTGAGTGGGTCTTTCGGCGTCATGCCTCGACACGTTCTCCGAGAGGAAAACCCCCGCCGCGAGAATCACCCCGAGCACGAAAATGACCAGTATTATCCTTCCCATATTGAGGATATATGGTAAGGGAATTTCTGCGAATTTAAAGATTTTGGTCTCTTTGGGAGATTTCATCTGCTGTGGGATGGCCGGACCCTGATTTCAACAAGCTTAAATTTCTCCTTGACAATTTTTTAAGGACTTGTTAATCTGACTGACGAGTCAGTCAGTGGGTGAGGAGTATGGTTCAGACTAACAGCGTTCCCCAGAGAAGTACGCAGAGCACACAGACGTCCCGCAAGTTCAGGCGCCGCGACGAGATATTAAGAGCTGCGACCGACCTTTTCTCCGAGAAGGGCTACCACGAGGTCACCATGGAAGAGATAGCCGAGGAGATGGGCGTATCGAAAGGAACCCTCTACAACTACTTCTCTTCCAAGGAGAATCTCTACCTCGAAATCCTTAAGGAGAGCTTCGAGGCCATAGAAGCGCTCCTGCATGAGGAAGTAGAGAATTCGGACCCAGCCCCCCTGAAGCTCCGCAAGCTGCTTACGACCATATTCACTTTCTACAGACAGAACTTGAAGGTTCTTCGCATACTGAGCCGCGACGAGACTCATCTTCTTAAGGAACACTTTGAGCTTACCGAGAAGTGGAGAACGCGGCGGGTGAGGCTCTACGAAAAGATAATAGAAAAAGGCATAGACGAAGGAAGCTTCGTGAGGCAGAATCCGAGGCTTCGCGCCCTCATGCTCTACGGGGCCGTGGGCGCGGTAATGGTTCACCACGATTTCTCGATGGATGCGGGAGAGGTGGCCGACGCGGTTTTCTCGCAGCTTGCTTCCGGACTGCTGATAAACAAGGACTCTTAGCTTTTTGAAAAAAACTTAAGGAGGAGAGGAGTTATGTCATCATATGGATACAGTTCGCGTACCTCGCACTTTGTTCCGCCCAAGCAGTGGGCGAGCATGAGGGTCGCGAGGGAACTTGAGAGGAAAACGGGAAAAAAGATCATTCACTTTGAAAAGGGTGATTATCAGGGACCCGATTTCGATACGCCGGAGCATGTTCTTGACGCTACGGAGCAGGCGCTTAGAGACGGTTACGTAAGGTACGACCCAGGGCCGGGACTTCCCGAGCTTCGGGAGGCCATAGCGGAGAAGATGGGTGAGCGGGGAAGACCCACGGAACCCGACGAGGTCATAGTGACGGCGGGAGCGAAGCACTCCCTTACGATGAACCTTCTTACCTTTCTTGAGGACGGGGACGAGGTGATATTCCCGAACCCGGGATATCCCCCCGATGAGGTATGGGCCAAGTACGCAAACGCGGTGATAAAACACACCCCGCTTACAAAGCCCGACTGGCAGTTCGACGTTGAGAAGCTGGAAGGACTCATCACCCCGAAAACGAAGCTCGTGATCATAAACACTCCCCAGAGGCCGAACGGCCACCTGGTGGAGAACCCCCAGGAGATAGCCGATATGCTTGAGCGCCATCCCCAGGTGATGATCATATCTGACGAGATATTCTCCCAGGTAACCTTCGGAAAGCCGCATCTCTCGATCTCATCGATAGAAAGCATACGCGACAGGGTGATCTGCATAGACACGTTCTCAAAGACATGGGCTATGACAGGGTGGAGAATAGGTTGGACCGTGGCCCCGAGGCCGGTTATCGAGAAGCTCTCTATATTCCTTCAGGACTCAATCACAAACGTGGCTGCGTTCATACAGAAGGCAGCGCACGCGGCTCTAACCGGGCCGCAGGACTGGGTTGAGAACAAGCTGGTTCTGCTTGAGCAGAAAAGGGACCGTATGGTCGCCGGGCTAAACAGCGTCGACGGTATAACATGCGATACTCCCGACGGTGCGTTCTACGCCTTCGCCGACATTTCGGGAACGGGACTTACCTCCCAGGAGTTCACCGACAGGTTGGTTGAGCGCGCGGCGGTCGCCGTAGTGGCCGGCACAGCATTCGGAAGCCAGGGGGAGGGTTACGTGAGGGTTACCTACGCGTGTTCTGACGACGATATAGACGAAGGAATGAAAAGGATGAGGGAAGCGGATCTTTCCTGATTCCATTAGTTTAGAAAGTTAGGCTTTTTACTTGACTCAGGGCCCGCAGGCTTGCGGGCCCTGAGAATTAACGGAAATTGAGGTCGATATTTAAAAGGAAAAGTCTTTTTCCGGCCGGAGTTCTGCTTTTTCTGCTCCTCCTCGTTGCGTGCGCCAGGGCCCCGATTACCAACAGAACGCAGTTTATACTACTCCCCCAGGCCTTCGAAATGCAGCTTGGCGCAAGTGCGTACGTGAACCTGCTTGAGACCGAGAAGATCTCGCGTGATGCGCACTACAACGGGGTCGTGAGGAGGGTCGGACAGCGTATAGCCGCGGTTTCCCACACCCCCAACCTCAGGTGGCGGTACACCGTTTTCGATAACGACAAGTTGGTGAACGCCTTTGCGCTTCCCGGGGGGAAAATCGGGGTTTACACCGGGATGATGCCCGTTGCCAAAACCGAGGCGGGGCTCGCTACCGTGATGGCCCACGAGGTTGCCCACGCAACGGCGCGCCACGGAGGGGAGAGGCTTACTCTCGGAATTCTGCTCCAGATGGGCTCTGCGGCGCTCGCGTCGGCCATGAAGAAAAAGGACAAAAAAACCACAAGCAGGGTTCTTGCCGCCTACGGGGTGGGGACAACGCTCGCGGTCGCCCTGCCGTTTTCAAGAAAGCAGGAATCAGAGGCCGACAGGATAGGCCTCATATACATGGCAAAGGCGGGCTATGATCCCCGCGAGGCCATCCCCTTCTGGGAGAGGATGGGGGCTGCGGGACGAGGGGCTCCGCCCGAGTTTCTCTCTACCCACCCCGGGTACAGGACCAGGATAAAAAACATCCGCAAGTGGATGCCCGAGGCGCTCGAATACTACGAGGCGAGCCAGAAGGCTCCCAACAGGCGCATAGTAATTGCCGAGGGAACCGGACGCTAGCACAGGAGAGCGGCTTTTTCTCCGAAGTTTTATCAGTTTTTTCCACATTCTTTTTTGTTCATCTTTTTTTAATTGCTTCTTAACACCCGCTTAACTTTTCCGGGTTTTAATTAATCCGACTTGCTTGGTTTGTTTTCCACTATCTTAAGGAGGATTCTCGTAATGAAGAATTTCAGTGTTACGTCGTGTTTTACGCTTTTTGCGATCGTTTACACGCTTGCCTCCGGTTCTGTCGCGGGGGCCCAGACGGTCAAGGTTGATCCGTCCATACCTTTCTATGCGAAGGCGACGGGCGTTTCGGGGAACATAGACAGCGTGGGTTCCGACACAATGAACAACCTTATGACGTTCTGGTGCGAGGGATTTTCAAAGTTCTACCCCAATGTTAGATGTCAGATAGAGGGTAAGGGTTCAAGCACTGCCCCCCCGGCTCTCATAGCGGGGACTTCCCAGTTCGGACCCATGTCGAGAATGATGAAATCAAAAGAGATCGACGCCTTCGAAAAGGAAACCGGTTACAAACCGACTGCGGTTCCGACGTCAATTGACGCTCTCGCGGTTTACGTCAACAAGGATAACCCGATCGGGTGTCTTTCGATAAAGCAGGTAGACGCCATTTTCTCAAAGAACAGAAAGTGCGGTGGCGGTTCCGATATTTCTATCTGGGGGGCGGCTGGGCTCGGCGGCGATTGGTCCGGCAAGCCGATAAGCGTCTATGGGCGAAACTCGGCTTCAGGGACCTACGGTTACTTCAAAAAGAAGGCGCTTTGCAAGGGCGACTACAAGGACACCGTCAAGGAGCAGCCGGGATCCTCCGCCGTTGTGCAGGGAATTACTGAGGATCTCCAGGGAATCGGCTACAGCGGCATCGGGTACAAAACTTCCGGAGTGAAGGCGATCGAGATTGCCAAGACCGCCGAGAAGGGCTGTTTCGGGCCCAGTATCGAGAATGTCGTCGGCAAGAAGTATCCGCTCGGAAGGTATCTTTATCTTTACGTGAACAAAAAGCCGAACGAAGCCCTTGATCCGCTACGCCTTGAGTTTCTGAAATACATTCTGAGCCAGGAGGGACAGGAGATAGTAATAAAGGACGGTTATCTTCCCTTGACCGCCGGGAAAGCCTCTGAGTTAAGAGACCTTATAGGTGCGAACTAGGTATGCTATTTAAGGCTTTTTGCGCGGATGGACCCGGAACTGTTTCGGATCTGCCTGCGTTCGGCCGTTTACCCCGGGGAGGTCGGATTTTAAGCCGTCTTTTTCGCACCTGATGTCCCGGGTGCAGGGTAATTTCATTGTCAAGCGATAGAACTGACGAGCTTGGAATCGAAGAAAGTTCCAAGCAAAAGCAGATACGGAGAAGAAAGCTCTACGACAGGCTGGCGAGGCACGTGGTGTTTGTCGGCGGTGCCGGAATCATTCTCTGTATCATAGCGATACTTTTTTTCATAGGGATCGAAACCGTACCTCTGTGGAAAAGTCCCGGGAAAAAGCTTGAGAGCGTCTCGGAAATGAAAGATCGTCTTGTTTCCGGGACGGCTGCCGGGCAAGTGCGTATTTTCGACATAGGGGTGGATGAGTATAGGGAGCAGTTTTTCACGGTGGACTCCCTAGGGTCGGTACGCTTCTTCACTCTGGAAGAAAAACCCAAGTCCCTCAAGACTCACACCATTTCTCACAAGACAGTCGGCTATACCTCTTTTTATAATGCCATAAGCAATACTTCCTACGCGCTTGCTGACCGGGAAGGCTACGTAAAGCCTTTCGATGTAAGCTTCGGGGTCGAGTTCCGCGAAGGGACGGAAAGAACCGTAGTATCAAAAGTGACGGAGGGAGAAGCCCTTCGCGTAACGCAAGAACCGATAGAAATCTTCGCCTATCAAAGCTCGCCCGAGACCGGGGCTCCGGTAGTCGCGGCCTACACGGCCTCGGGGCGCCTCATAACCTACTTGGAAGTCAAGGAGGAAGGGTTTCTGGGAGAGAGCGAAACTGAAATCTTCACGACCGATCTTACAGCGGAGCTTAAAGGAGTCGCGGTCACCGGAGTGCAGATCGATTCCGAAACCCAGAACCTCTACGTCTCAACGAAGAACGGGAAACTTTATCACTGGTCGCTTTCAGACCCCTCTTCTCCGGAACTCAAATCCACGCTTGGGGCTACTGCGGGTCCCGGGGTGGCAGTTACTAAAATAGGGTTCCTTCTAGGTCACCGTTCCCTTATTGTCGGTGACTCCGCGGGAAACGTGAGCGTGTGGTTTGAGACCACAGGTGGCGGCGAAGAAAGCAAGCTCACTAAAGTGCACGTCTTGCCTCCGCTTCCAGGGCCGGTAGACAAGTTCTCCGCGTCGCAGAGGGGAAGAGGTTTTCTTGCTTCAGACACCTCGGGAAACATATTCCTTTATCAAGCCACTTCCGCCACGAAGCAGCTTGATTTTCCGGGCCGGGGGAAGCCTTATGCGGGGATTAGCTTTTCTCCCAAGGCGGACGGGGTGGTGGCTGTGGATTCCGATATGGCGCTTTCAAGCTACTA
This genomic stretch from Candidatus Dadabacteria bacterium harbors:
- a CDS encoding nucleotidyl transferase AbiEii/AbiGii toxin family protein: MSNPVLEIKVADWVERAKPDPAAYRQRQTIEIVLNSIAMTTPLNVEMFLKGGILMGLAYDSPRQTSDIDLTTYLTAEANVDNKIRRLLDSALPRAATALGYADLIVRTYSVKRLPPKMDFEKAQFPALQLKIAYARRGTREETALSEGKTTSVINLDISFNEPLGQFQVLELTGGQQLRAYGLVDLIAEKYRAMLQQLARRRNRRQDVYDLDLLIADDQIDDSCRAQILDALIEKCNSRRISPTRMSLDHPEIKRRSGADWQTMELELGEVPDFEDCFARVSQFYRDLPWQTTRTP
- a CDS encoding diphthine--ammonia ligase; its protein translation is MSEPIALCFSGGKDSAMALQEIRKRGEYRVAELVTTVTDAYDRVSMHGVRRTLLRRQAESLGLPLVEVVVPPESSNAVYEQEMGKAFSNIRDKGIRRIAFGDIFLEDLRDYRERQLAASGLTCLFPLWKKPTRSLARTFIDEGFRAVTVCVYSKMLDESFAGRHFDTTFLDDLPSGVDPCGENGEFHTFVFDGPIFSWPIEFTGGTVVERNGFFFYDLLLSSHRAS
- a CDS encoding TerB family tellurite resistance protein — protein: MSVWGKIIGGAAGFALGGPIGELLGAMAGHAFVDTGERPTDTRSRKQIAFTAGVIVLAAKMAKADGVVSEEEIQAFRKVFHPILRDEVKEAEVARVFNIAKKDSEGFEPYAQQLAEMFRGNPAVLEELLNCLFLIAKADNVYHTKENEYLKSVAEIFGLSEAAFRRIRAAHGVDKPDPYEVLGVTRDISDNELKSKYRELVRAHHPDSLIAQGVPQEFVDAANEKLAVINDAYDRIEKERKAI
- a CDS encoding DUF4403 family protein; the encoded protein is MGRIILVIFVLGVILAAGVFLSENVSRHDAERPTHKTPALEPLAEHLSRATIPVSVPIAAIEEALERKTPKQESGSRKNSLGRPFAQSELSWNLSRSRLQVLGRSGALDIATGLSGEARAAGTLRLIRKFDVNARGDVLASVSLTASPTLETNWRVSPNLSEVKIDIQKADIPIKRIGSLDVRGDILPGVRITADALRTQLNQSVARSDFFEQAVRKGWKRLCGSTPLGEDSDLWLETRPVVARAAQIRIGRKDIRTTIGVEVKTRILTEQTQPECPFPRTLLLEKPKPEGFEIIMPTILDYETLERTLAEEVVGKSVGKNISIAIKAIRVHPYGEKLLLETTVAVEAKILSDTEVKGILYVVAEPELDAETQTITLENVALDIDSQNVLFSMAGKAAEPLLLEAISKRLPFDLGPKLEELRDGAEDAILALSSENVSVTGKVRQVRLTRLDVGPEHLRLVLTAEGRVRARVQAIP
- a CDS encoding TetR/AcrR family transcriptional regulator translates to MVQTNSVPQRSTQSTQTSRKFRRRDEILRAATDLFSEKGYHEVTMEEIAEEMGVSKGTLYNYFSSKENLYLEILKESFEAIEALLHEEVENSDPAPLKLRKLLTTIFTFYRQNLKVLRILSRDETHLLKEHFELTEKWRTRRVRLYEKIIEKGIDEGSFVRQNPRLRALMLYGAVGAVMVHHDFSMDAGEVADAVFSQLASGLLINKDS
- a CDS encoding aminotransferase class I/II-fold pyridoxal phosphate-dependent enzyme — translated: MSSYGYSSRTSHFVPPKQWASMRVARELERKTGKKIIHFEKGDYQGPDFDTPEHVLDATEQALRDGYVRYDPGPGLPELREAIAEKMGERGRPTEPDEVIVTAGAKHSLTMNLLTFLEDGDEVIFPNPGYPPDEVWAKYANAVIKHTPLTKPDWQFDVEKLEGLITPKTKLVIINTPQRPNGHLVENPQEIADMLERHPQVMIISDEIFSQVTFGKPHLSISSIESIRDRVICIDTFSKTWAMTGWRIGWTVAPRPVIEKLSIFLQDSITNVAAFIQKAAHAALTGPQDWVENKLVLLEQKRDRMVAGLNSVDGITCDTPDGAFYAFADISGTGLTSQEFTDRLVERAAVAVVAGTAFGSQGEGYVRVTYACSDDDIDEGMKRMREADLS
- a CDS encoding M48 family metallopeptidase, producing MRSIFKRKSLFPAGVLLFLLLLVACARAPITNRTQFILLPQAFEMQLGASAYVNLLETEKISRDAHYNGVVRRVGQRIAAVSHTPNLRWRYTVFDNDKLVNAFALPGGKIGVYTGMMPVAKTEAGLATVMAHEVAHATARHGGERLTLGILLQMGSAALASAMKKKDKKTTSRVLAAYGVGTTLAVALPFSRKQESEADRIGLIYMAKAGYDPREAIPFWERMGAAGRGAPPEFLSTHPGYRTRIKNIRKWMPEALEYYEASQKAPNRRIVIAEGTGR
- a CDS encoding phosphate ABC transporter substrate-binding protein, which codes for MKNFSVTSCFTLFAIVYTLASGSVAGAQTVKVDPSIPFYAKATGVSGNIDSVGSDTMNNLMTFWCEGFSKFYPNVRCQIEGKGSSTAPPALIAGTSQFGPMSRMMKSKEIDAFEKETGYKPTAVPTSIDALAVYVNKDNPIGCLSIKQVDAIFSKNRKCGGGSDISIWGAAGLGGDWSGKPISVYGRNSASGTYGYFKKKALCKGDYKDTVKEQPGSSAVVQGITEDLQGIGYSGIGYKTSGVKAIEIAKTAEKGCFGPSIENVVGKKYPLGRYLYLYVNKKPNEALDPLRLEFLKYILSQEGQEIVIKDGYLPLTAGKASELRDLIGAN
- a CDS encoding ABC transporter permease subunit, with amino-acid sequence MSSDRTDELGIEESSKQKQIRRRKLYDRLARHVVFVGGAGIILCIIAILFFIGIETVPLWKSPGKKLESVSEMKDRLVSGTAAGQVRIFDIGVDEYREQFFTVDSLGSVRFFTLEEKPKSLKTHTISHKTVGYTSFYNAISNTSYALADREGYVKPFDVSFGVEFREGTERTVVSKVTEGEALRVTQEPIEIFAYQSSPETGAPVVAAYTASGRLITYLEVKEEGFLGESETEIFTTDLTAELKGVAVTGVQIDSETQNLYVSTKNGKLYHWSLSDPSSPELKSTLGATAGPGVAVTKIGFLLGHRSLIVGDSAGNVSVWFETTGGGEESKLTKVHVLPPLPGPVDKFSASQRGRGFLASDTSGNIFLYQATSATKQLDFPGRGKPYAGISFSPKADGVVAVDSDMALSSYYLDNPHPETNFRSLFGKIWYEGYDRPRYVWQSTGGTDEFEPKFSLTPLAYGTMKGAIYTMLLSIPLAVLAAICVSQFLHPSIRNVVKPVIEVMAALPSVVLGFLAGLWLAPLLEKVFVAILVMPFIVIALTLLVLFLWHRFPFSLSGRFRVGAELFTLVGVIGIAATLSLWLNSPLESLVFAGDFRDWFFRMFDLRYDQRNMLVVGFAMGFTVIPIIFTISEDALSSVPRTLSAGSLALGANRWQTATRIVLPSASAGIFSAIMIGFGRAVGETMIVLMATGNTPVMDWSFFNGFRALSANIAVELPEAPHGGTLYRVLFLTAILLFAVTFLLNTLAEILSQRLRRKYAQSDA